A genome region from Cucumis sativus cultivar 9930 chromosome 4, Cucumber_9930_V3, whole genome shotgun sequence includes the following:
- the LOC101208230 gene encoding uncharacterized protein LOC101208230 gives MEIASSSSSLIKDPKSTQSTAAAATRSRKRRNTCIGISIAILLLLIIIIIILAFTVFKAKRPITTVNSVALADLDVSLNLAGVSVDINVTLIADIAITNPNKVGFSYKNSTAFLNYRGELVGEAPIMAGKIDAGERKEMNITLTIMADRLLKTTTVFTDAVAGSMPLNTYTRISGKVKILGIFNIHVVSSTSCDFNVDISERKIGDQQCNYHTKI, from the coding sequence ATGGAAATcgcttcttcctcctcctctttAATCAAAGACCCCAAATCCACTCAATccaccgccgccgccgccaccCGTTCCCGGAAACGCCGCAACACCTGCATCGGAATCTCCATCGCCATCCTCCTCCTTCTCATCATCATAATCATCATTCTCGCCTTCACAGTCTTCAAAGCCAAACGCCCAATCACCACCGTCAATTCCGTTGCCCTAGCCGATCTCGACGTGTCGCTAAACCTAGCCGGAGTCTCCGTCGACATCAACGTCACTCTAATCGCCGACATCGCAATCACGAACCCTAACAAGGTCGGATTCAGCTACAAGAACAGCACCGCGTTTTTGAATTACAGAGGGGAATTGGTCGGAGAAGCGCCGATTATGGCTGGAAAGATCGACGCGGGGGAGAGGAAGGAGATGAATATCACGCTGACGATTATGGCAGATCGATTACTGAAGACGACGACGGTTTTTACGGATGCGGTGGCGGGATCTATGCCGTTGAATACGTACACGAGGATTTCAGGTAAGGTGAAGATTTTGGggatttttaatattcatgtGGTTTCAAGTACGTCTTGTGATTTCAATGTGGATATATCGGAGAGGAAAATTGGAGATCAACAGTGTAATTATCATACTAAGAtctga
- the LOC101207987 gene encoding uncharacterized protein LOC101207987 translates to MEGRRISASPRPCSGRRILAKKRPRVDGFVNSVKKLQRREICSKRDRAFSMSNAQERFRNMRLMEEYDTHDPKGHCSPVLPFLMKRTKVIEIVAARDIVFALAHSGVCAAFSRETNERICFLNVSPDEVIRSLFYNKNNDSLITVSVYASDNFSSLKCRSTRIEYIRRGKPDAGFALFESESLKWPGFVEFDDVNGKVLTYSAQDSIYKVFDLKNYTMLYSISDKHVQEIKISPGIMLLIFNRASSHVPLKILSIEDGTVLKAFNHLLHRNKKVDFIEQFNEKLLVKQENENLQILDVRNAELMEVSRTEFMTPSAFIFLYENQLFLTFRDRTVAVWNFRGELVTSFEDHLLWHPDCNTNNIYITSDQDLIISYCKADSDDHWMVGNAGSINISNILTGKCLAKINASNGNPKVNDSSSSSSSSSSSSSSAGSSRKVCNSSQMRNTVAEALEDITALFYDEERNEIYTGNKNGLVHVWSN, encoded by the exons ATGGAGGGGAGGAGGATTTCTGCTAGTCCTCGGCCTTGTTCTGGTCGGCGTATTTTGGCTAAGAAACGACCTCGGGTTGATGGGTTTGTTAATAGTGTTAAGAAGCTGCAGAGACGGGAGATTTGTTCGAAGCGCGATCGTGCTTTTAGTATGAGTAATGCTCAAGAGAGATTTCGCAACATGCGTTTAATG GAGGAATATGATACTCATGATCCAAAGGGGCATTGTTCACCTGTTTTACCTTTTCTGATGAAGAGGACGAAAGTAATTGAAATTGTTGCTGCACGTGATATTGTTTTTGCTCTAGCACATTCTGGTGTTTGTGCAGCTTTTAGCAGGG AgacaaatgaaagaatatgCTTCTTGAATGTCAGTCCTGATGAGGTCATTCGCAGTTTGTTTTACAATAAGAACAATGATTCACTTATCACAGTTTCAGTTTATGCTTCTGATAACTTCAGTTCTTTGAAATGCAGATCTACAAGGATCGA ATACATTCGAAGGGGCAAACCTGATGCAGGTTTTGCACTTTTTGAGTCTGAATCGTTGAAGTGGCCTGGATTTGTTGAGTTTGATGATGTTAATGGTAAAGTTTTAACCTACTCTGCACAAGATAG TATATACAAGGTGTTTGACCTGAAAAACTATACCATGCTTTACTCTATATCAGATAAGCATGTTCAAGAAATCAAGATCAG CCCTGGAATCATGTTGTTGATCTTCAATAGAGCCAGTAGCCATGTTCCTCTTAAGATTCTGTCTATAGAAGATGGTACAGTTCTCAAAGCTTTCAACCATCTGCTTCATCGGAACAAGAAAGTCGACTTCATAGaacaatttaatgaaaaacttcTTGTGAagcaagaaaatgaaaatcttcaaataCTTGAT GTTCGCAATGCTGAATTGATGGAAGTTAGCAGAACTGAATTTATGACCCCATCAGCATTTATCTTTCTGTATGAAAACCAATTGTTCTTGACATTTAGAGACCGAACTGTTGCTGTCTGGAACTTTCGTGGGGAGCTTGTAACCTCTTTTGAGGATCACCTTTTATGGCATCCAGACTGCAATACCAACAACATTTACATCACTAGTGATCAGGATCTCATTATATCTTACTGCAAGGCTGATTCTGATGATCATTGGATGGTAGGAAATG CTGGTTCGATCAACATCAGCAATATCTTGACTGGCAAGTGTCTAGCCAAGATTAATGCAAGCAACGGAAACCCCAAGGTCAACgacagcagcagcagcagcagcagcagcagcagcagcagcagcagtgCTGGCAGCTCGAGAAAGGTGTGCAACTCTTCACAGATGAGAAACACGGTTGCGGAGGCTTTGGAAGATATTACTGCACTTTTCTATGATGAAGAGCGTAATGAGATATACACTGGCAACAAGAATGGTCTAGTACATGTGTGGTCTAACTGA